A single genomic interval of Staphylococcus hyicus harbors:
- a CDS encoding RluA family pseudouridine synthase, whose product MKFTVAEPFDQMSLRDIFKSLKLPKKDLHLLNMSKEILVNDTTTQLNHIVHTGDIVTLPFPIEKSQYVPSYRHAHIAYEDDYLAVVFKPKGVKTHPNDLKESNTLMNHVIYTLNVDYVEPIHRLDQETIGLLIVAKHPIVKKILDRMLEDNDIHRIYRAEVNSLLPLKPQTIDQPIGKDKFHPNKRRISPTGQRAITHILDSKMIKEGVCEVHLKLDTGRTHQIRVHLASLGYPVIGDPLYGTSKLRQLKLESFQVRFKHPILQREINVSLDDIQS is encoded by the coding sequence ATGAAATTTACTGTAGCAGAACCGTTTGATCAAATGTCTTTAAGAGATATCTTTAAATCATTAAAATTACCTAAAAAAGATTTACATTTACTCAATATGTCAAAAGAGATTTTAGTCAATGACACAACAACACAATTGAACCATATTGTACATACTGGAGATATAGTTACGCTCCCATTCCCTATTGAAAAAAGTCAATATGTGCCAAGCTATCGCCATGCACATATCGCGTACGAAGACGATTATTTAGCTGTCGTTTTCAAACCAAAAGGTGTAAAAACACATCCAAATGACTTAAAAGAAAGCAATACATTAATGAATCATGTAATTTATACGTTAAATGTCGATTATGTAGAACCTATTCATCGATTAGATCAAGAAACAATAGGATTATTAATTGTCGCTAAGCATCCCATTGTTAAAAAGATTTTAGATCGTATGTTAGAAGATAATGACATTCATCGTATTTACCGTGCCGAAGTGAATAGTTTACTACCACTCAAACCGCAAACCATCGATCAACCCATCGGTAAAGATAAGTTCCATCCGAATAAACGACGTATTTCGCCGACAGGTCAACGTGCCATCACTCATATTTTAGATTCTAAAATGATTAAAGAAGGCGTATGTGAAGTCCATTTAAAATTAGACACTGGCCGGACGCATCAAATACGTGTGCATTTAGCATCATTAGGATATCCTGTTATTGGCGATCCACTTTATGGAACATCTAAGCTGAGACAACTCAAACTTGAAAGTTTCCAAGTACGTTTCAAGCATCCTATTTTACAACGTGAAATCAATGTTTCTTTAGATGATATTCAATCTTAA
- a CDS encoding response regulator has translation MKTIALVDDHFIVRQGLEFLISTKNDFEVVGSFGRGKDLLDALQANDINPQLILVDLVMPEMNGIELIRELKEHYPNVKVLVLTSYVDDEHVMSALEEGADGYQMKDVEAEQLISAIDQVLAGKRVVHKAAEAVMNNVVTKPHHINKLSKRETEVLKEMVKGKTNKEIAAHLFVSEKTIKTHVSHIFNKLQVSDRTQAAIYAMENNLI, from the coding sequence ATGAAAACCATAGCACTTGTAGATGATCATTTTATTGTAAGACAAGGCTTAGAATTTTTAATTTCAACTAAAAATGATTTTGAAGTGGTTGGAAGTTTTGGACGTGGTAAAGATTTGCTTGATGCGCTTCAAGCCAACGATATTAATCCACAATTAATTCTCGTAGATTTAGTGATGCCTGAAATGAATGGCATCGAATTAATTCGGGAATTGAAAGAACACTATCCAAACGTAAAGGTGTTAGTGCTCACGAGTTATGTAGATGATGAACATGTGATGTCCGCATTAGAAGAAGGGGCAGATGGCTATCAAATGAAAGATGTTGAAGCGGAACAGTTAATTAGTGCGATTGACCAAGTTTTAGCTGGAAAACGTGTCGTCCATAAAGCGGCTGAAGCGGTAATGAATAATGTTGTTACAAAACCCCATCATATAAATAAATTATCGAAACGTGAAACTGAAGTGCTAAAAGAAATGGTGAAAGGCAAAACCAACAAAGAAATTGCGGCACATTTGTTTGTATCTGAAAAAACAATCAAAACCCATGTGAGTCATATTTTTAATAAATTACAAGTTTCTGATCGAACGCAAGCTGCAATTTATGCAATGGAAAATAACTTGATTTAA
- a CDS encoding GAF domain-containing sensor histidine kinase, which produces MEKPTRLALLKEIAEFLNEETELESMLHGALKSLIQGSDFTTGWVFFIDDKGTHTLEAEYQLPRALTSHDCKYMSEGSCWCVQSYHNKKLTKASNIINCSRINLASQEFIDDTEDITHHATVPLRSGNEQFGLLNVATPHTTHYSDEDLELLESVAFQIGSAIKRIFLTDQEKEAALINERNRLARDLHDSVNQMLFSLKLTAHAAGQMSKEATSKKAFYQIEQTSQNAVNEMRALIWQLKPAGLEQGLVHAIKQYAQLIHIDVDIKVHGLIDLDRKVEIHTYRMIQEAMNNSKKHADVTIVYVDLNQDGERLVVRIYDEGKGFDLQDVTDNGQHGLSHIRQRVALLNGRLTIEANQGVKINIEIPLHHKGSE; this is translated from the coding sequence ATGGAGAAACCGACGCGTCTCGCATTACTAAAAGAAATTGCTGAATTTTTAAATGAAGAAACTGAATTAGAATCCATGTTGCATGGTGCACTAAAATCATTAATTCAAGGCAGTGATTTTACAACAGGGTGGGTGTTTTTTATCGATGATAAAGGTACCCATACACTTGAAGCAGAATATCAATTGCCACGTGCTTTAACGAGTCATGATTGTAAATATATGAGTGAAGGCTCATGTTGGTGTGTGCAATCTTATCATAATAAGAAATTAACTAAAGCTTCAAACATTATTAATTGTTCAAGAATTAATTTGGCTAGTCAAGAATTTATTGACGATACAGAAGATATTACACATCACGCAACTGTACCTTTACGGTCTGGAAATGAACAATTTGGTTTGTTGAATGTAGCGACACCACATACCACACATTATTCTGATGAAGATTTAGAATTGCTTGAGTCCGTTGCATTTCAAATTGGTTCAGCAATTAAGCGTATTTTTCTGACAGATCAAGAAAAAGAAGCCGCCCTTATTAATGAACGAAATCGCCTTGCGCGTGATCTTCATGATTCAGTGAACCAAATGTTGTTTTCTTTAAAGTTGACGGCGCATGCGGCAGGGCAAATGTCAAAAGAAGCGACATCAAAAAAAGCATTTTATCAAATCGAACAAACAAGTCAAAATGCTGTGAATGAAATGCGTGCACTCATTTGGCAACTAAAACCAGCGGGCTTAGAGCAAGGTTTGGTTCATGCAATTAAGCAATACGCACAACTTATTCATATTGATGTCGATATCAAAGTACATGGTTTAATTGATTTAGACCGTAAAGTTGAAATCCATACGTATCGTATGATACAAGAAGCGATGAATAATAGTAAAAAACATGCAGACGTGACCATCGTGTATGTAGATTTAAATCAAGATGGTGAGCGACTCGTTGTTCGAATTTATGATGAAGGAAAAGGATTTGACCTTCAAGACGTAACAGATAATGGGCAACATGGATTATCACATATTAGACAACGTGTGGCGTTATTAAATGGGCGCTTAACTATTGAAGCAAATCAAGGCGTCAAAATAAATATTGAAATTCCACTACATCATAAAGGAAGTGAGTAA